A genomic stretch from Ficedula albicollis isolate OC2 chromosome 4A, FicAlb1.5, whole genome shotgun sequence includes:
- the IL13RA2 gene encoding interleukin-13 receptor subunit alpha-2, with protein MAPWRLPVLPVALVWGWVLASSSPSTVAPPRDLQITDPGLLGSLDVQWKPPPHEQTFNECSVKYKLEYRSSGDRDWKVIFTRKLKFRVGFDLSRTAEVRVQTLLKGRCTGDVEVQSDWISATFQAAPQGKLESEVQNFHCIYHDWEYLKCTWQPGLLTPRGVHYELYYWYEGLDRTVQCDRYIREHGINVGCVLQNLSQAEYRDLNVCVNGSAAATLLRPLYTTLRLHNLAKPSAPEQLRLSVSAAGELLVAWSPPGGRVPQHCLEYEVQVAEDAGEAAAAWAFVSTQMETALTISRTNQSHISCVRVRGRTNIFCADQGFWSEWTQNCFSVSRKEDKQLFILIPIILSLSISLIIFMLIGQCKKRSPAGKQTSVGH; from the exons ATGGCTCCCTGGAGGCTTCCCGTGCTCCCCGTGGCTctggtgtggggctgggtgctggcctcctcctcccccagcacag TTGCTCCCCCACGAGACCTTCAGATCACTGaccctgggctgctgggctcTCTCGATGTGCAGTGGAAGCCTCCACCCCACGAGCAAACCTTCAACGAGTGCTCAGTGAAATACAAGTTGGAGTATcgcagctctggggacagagacTGGAAG GTTATTTTTACTAGGAAGCTAAAATTTAGAGTTGGATTTGACCTCAGCAGGACTGCTGAAGTGAGAGTGCAGACCCTGCTCAAAGGACGGTGCACGGGTGACGTGGAGGTGCAGAGTGACTGGATTTCTGCAACCTTTCAGGCTGCACCACAAG GAAAACTTGAATCAGAGGTCCAGAATTTCCACTGCATCTATCATGACTGGGAATACCTGAAGTGCACCTGGCAGCCAGGCCTCCTCACACCTCGTGGTGTACATTATGAGCTATATTATTG GTACGAGGGGCTGGACCGCACGGTGCAGTGCGATCGCTACATCCGGGAGCACGGGATCAACGTGGGCTGCGTGCTGCAGAACCTCAGCCAGGCAGAATACCGGGATCTGAACGTTTGTGTCAAcggctcagcagcagccactctGCTACGGCCACTGTACACCACCCTTCGCCTTCACAACCTCG CAAAGCCCTCAGCCCCGGAGCAGCTGAGGCTTTCCGTGTCTGCGGCCGGGGAGCTCCTGGTGGCCTGGAGCCCCCCGGGCGGGCGAGTGCCGCAGCACTGCCTGGAGTACGAGGTGCAGGTGGCAGAAGATGCGGGGGAAGCCGCGGCTGCCTGGGCG tttGTGTCGACCCAAATGGAAACTGCTTTAACGATTTCCAGAACAAATCAAAGCCACATTTCATGTGTTCGTGTCAGGGGGAgaacaaacattttttgtgCTGACCAGGGCTTTTGGAGTGAATGGACACAGAATTGTTTCTCTG TGTCCAGAAAAGAGGACAAGCAGCTATTTATCCTCATTCCAATCATCCTCAGTTTGTCAATTAGCCTCATAATATTTATGTTGATTGGCCAGTGCAAGAAAAG ATCCCCAGCAGGAAAGCAGACATCTGTGGGACACTAa